One part of the Parasphingorhabdus sp. SCSIO 66989 genome encodes these proteins:
- a CDS encoding aspartate aminotransferase family protein produces the protein MSPYPITIDHAEGAMLVDLDGNRYVDLGNDYAVAMSGHSNAVIADAIKAQFDHGLGFGGRSKHETRLAEILQARFPSVERLRFCNSGTEANLYAFLLARAATNRSLFVMIDGGYHGGALSKAMSDDRFFAPFDVITVPYNDVAALEAVFEKHGPQIACFAMELMLNSGGCIVCDEGFAQAAQRLCAKHESILLVDEVMTSRLHVGGLQAHYGIKPDLTTLGKMIGGGFTIGAFGGRADLMRLFDQTQQGAIAHNGSFNNNVMSMIAGYVALTQILTAERIDTANALGDGLRKQLNALCAKHKAPLVWSGQGSVLALHLGTTEPKRFNPPPLSAEIRALFHAHMLDQGFWIAGRGMLALSVETQRAHIDGFADCVERFLVEQSEVLGLVSEALAAKEVAA, from the coding sequence ATGTCGCCCTATCCAATTACCATCGACCATGCCGAAGGCGCGATGCTGGTGGATCTTGATGGCAATCGCTATGTTGACCTTGGAAATGACTATGCGGTCGCCATGTCGGGCCATAGCAATGCGGTTATTGCCGATGCGATCAAGGCGCAATTTGACCATGGCCTAGGCTTTGGCGGACGCAGCAAGCATGAGACCCGCCTCGCAGAGATATTGCAGGCGCGTTTTCCATCGGTTGAGCGCCTGCGCTTCTGCAATTCGGGCACAGAGGCCAATCTCTATGCTTTTCTTCTTGCGCGTGCTGCGACGAACCGATCGCTGTTTGTCATGATCGACGGTGGCTATCATGGCGGTGCGCTTTCCAAGGCCATGTCGGATGACCGTTTCTTCGCGCCCTTTGATGTCATCACCGTGCCTTATAATGATGTTGCAGCACTGGAAGCTGTGTTTGAGAAACATGGTCCGCAGATCGCCTGTTTCGCGATGGAGCTGATGCTCAATTCTGGTGGCTGTATCGTCTGCGACGAGGGTTTTGCCCAAGCCGCGCAGCGTCTCTGCGCCAAGCATGAGTCGATCCTGCTGGTGGATGAGGTAATGACCTCGCGTCTGCATGTCGGCGGGCTGCAGGCGCATTATGGCATCAAACCTGACCTCACCACGCTCGGCAAGATGATTGGCGGCGGCTTCACCATCGGCGCTTTTGGCGGGCGCGCTGACCTGATGCGCCTGTTTGACCAGACGCAGCAAGGGGCGATCGCGCATAATGGCTCTTTCAACAATAATGTGATGAGCATGATTGCCGGCTATGTCGCGCTGACGCAAATCTTGACGGCGGAGAGGATCGATACCGCCAACGCTTTGGGCGATGGATTGCGTAAGCAACTCAACGCGCTGTGCGCCAAGCATAAGGCACCGCTGGTGTGGAGCGGCCAGGGGTCGGTTCTGGCTCTGCATCTGGGGACGACAGAGCCCAAACGCTTTAATCCGCCACCATTGAGCGCCGAAATTCGCGCCCTGTTTCATGCCCATATGCTTGATCAGGGCTTCTGGATTGCGGGTCGCGGCATGCTTGCCCTGTCGGTCGAGACCCAGCGCGCGCATATTGATGGCTTTGCCGATTGTGTTGAGCGCTTCCTTGTCGAACAGTCGGAAGTGCTCGGACTGGTGAGCGAGGCCCTTGCCGCCAAAGAGGTCGCGGCATGA
- a CDS encoding SDR family NAD(P)-dependent oxidoreductase: MSKPTSDTPNGSGPEMLFGDRFKGVRAVVIGGRGAIGAEVVSQLKSLGASVIIGSHSHDGIATAAADLEGDGQATLQVDLRDAPSIQTFAQQVSTLMPSVDVLILTAGRSVQVPLKQIERLTDEIIDDVFASAATGVLKTARAFAPLMRQGQDPVMVFVGSVAALTGGGSNIAYASAKGALETMAIGLAKALAPDIRVLTISPSALETPFVADRDESFIEATVKATPIGRLTGIDEVALAILSAARLLTASTGISIPVDGGRHL; this comes from the coding sequence ATGAGCAAGCCGACTTCAGATACGCCCAACGGATCGGGCCCAGAGATGCTGTTCGGGGATCGCTTCAAGGGTGTTCGGGCCGTGGTGATTGGCGGGCGTGGTGCCATTGGTGCTGAGGTGGTCAGCCAATTGAAGAGCCTCGGCGCAAGCGTGATTATCGGCTCGCATAGCCATGATGGTATTGCCACGGCCGCAGCTGATCTGGAGGGGGACGGGCAGGCAACACTTCAGGTTGATCTGCGCGATGCGCCGAGCATTCAGACCTTTGCGCAACAGGTATCGACACTTATGCCCAGCGTGGATGTCCTGATCCTCACTGCCGGGCGGTCGGTACAGGTGCCGCTCAAGCAGATTGAGCGGCTGACCGATGAGATTATCGACGATGTTTTTGCCTCGGCGGCCACTGGCGTCCTCAAGACCGCGCGCGCCTTCGCTCCATTGATGCGTCAGGGACAAGACCCGGTGATGGTGTTTGTCGGCTCGGTCGCAGCGCTTACCGGCGGTGGCAGCAATATTGCCTATGCCTCGGCAAAAGGCGCGCTGGAGACCATGGCCATTGGTCTGGCCAAAGCGCTTGCTCCCGACATTCGGGTTCTCACCATTTCACCCAGCGCGCTGGAGACCCCGTTTGTGGCTGACCGCGATGAGAGCTTTATCGAGGCAACGGTCAAGGCCACTCCGATCGGGCGGTTGACCGGGATTGACGAGGTTGCGCTCGCCATTCTTTCTGCCGCCCGGCTGCTGACAGCCAGCACCGGGATAAGCATTCCCGTCGATGGCGGTCGGCATCTGTAA
- a CDS encoding mandelate racemase/muconate lactonizing enzyme family protein: MRATRIEKVESFVVGHWHIVCVTGENGVKGFGEGTYYTHPLAASQIVEELAPNYEGQPSFCAERVFSRILKLHCFRDMASMGAMSAIDQAIWDLNARTLDMPVWELLGGRVRDRVRAILLIEAQSAEEMVSKSKAAAEEGFTAIKLKPFVQDWATKPRAKMLEDVVRAVHAVRAEIGTDIDIAIEIHRNLLPCDIAEFSRRVASISPYFIEDPVLPYSVDANRYVASHIEAPVALAERNMSIWEFREYSDSHDIAILRPDIGMCGGFTQGRKIAAIAESRHQRIVPHNFTSPVLTAAHIQMAAATPNWDVQGYVREDRQPWLDMVEQVNRIEDGYLVIPDTPGLGIAVNEEFVRAGDYKPFGNQFQHRGPLASDGGVKHQ, encoded by the coding sequence ATGAGGGCGACGCGCATTGAAAAGGTGGAAAGCTTTGTCGTCGGCCATTGGCATATTGTCTGTGTGACTGGCGAAAATGGCGTCAAAGGTTTTGGCGAGGGCACCTATTACACCCACCCCTTGGCCGCATCGCAGATCGTCGAAGAGCTTGCACCCAATTATGAAGGCCAGCCTTCCTTTTGCGCCGAGCGCGTCTTTTCCAGAATCCTGAAGCTCCATTGCTTTCGCGATATGGCGTCCATGGGGGCGATGAGTGCGATTGACCAGGCAATCTGGGACCTCAATGCCCGCACATTGGATATGCCTGTCTGGGAATTGCTGGGCGGGCGGGTGCGTGATCGGGTTCGCGCTATTTTGCTGATCGAAGCGCAAAGCGCCGAGGAAATGGTGTCAAAGTCCAAAGCGGCTGCAGAAGAAGGGTTCACTGCGATCAAGCTCAAACCCTTTGTGCAGGACTGGGCAACCAAGCCACGGGCAAAGATGCTGGAAGATGTTGTCCGCGCCGTCCATGCGGTGCGGGCAGAGATTGGCACCGATATTGACATTGCGATCGAGATTCACCGCAATCTCCTGCCCTGCGACATCGCTGAATTCTCGCGCCGCGTCGCGTCTATCTCGCCCTATTTCATCGAAGACCCGGTGTTGCCTTATAGCGTCGACGCCAACCGCTATGTCGCTTCCCATATTGAAGCACCGGTCGCGCTGGCGGAGCGGAACATGTCGATATGGGAGTTTCGCGAATATTCCGACAGCCATGATATCGCTATTTTGCGGCCCGATATTGGCATGTGCGGCGGCTTTACCCAGGGGCGCAAGATCGCCGCTATTGCGGAATCGCGCCACCAGAGGATCGTTCCGCACAATTTCACCAGCCCGGTCCTGACCGCAGCGCATATTCAGATGGCGGCGGCGACTCCCAATTGGGATGTACAGGGCTATGTCCGCGAAGACCGTCAGCCCTGGCTCGACATGGTCGAACAGGTGAACCGCATTGAGGATGGGTATCTCGTCATCCCCGACACACCGGGACTCGGCATTGCGGTCAATGAGGAATTTGTCAGGGCGGGCGATTACAAACCCTTTGGCAATCAGTTCCAGCATCGTGGACCGCTTGCGAGTGACGGGGGAGTGAAGCACCAATGA
- a CDS encoding 3-keto-5-aminohexanoate cleavage protein, with translation MTKTILTCAVTGNITRPDQTPYLPITPAQIADDCIAAYRQGAAIVHIHVRDPETGAPSMAVGHYRETVERIRDVTSDLILNLTTGPGQRFLPSVEDPSVAAEGTNLLPPAERVPHVLALQPEVCTLDLNTMASGNQVIINIPRTVEEMARLVRDVGVKPELELFSSGDLVMARDLMQQLDFSDPLMVSFVMGIKYGWPPTVEALQLALSLLPEGAIWTAFGVGRHSFPMVAQSVLLGGHIRVGLEDNLYLSKGELAEGNGPLCEKAVRIVRDLGGEIASPQEARALLGLGS, from the coding sequence ATGACCAAGACAATTCTGACCTGCGCGGTAACCGGAAACATTACACGGCCCGACCAGACCCCCTATCTCCCTATCACCCCGGCGCAGATTGCGGATGATTGCATCGCTGCCTATCGCCAAGGAGCCGCGATTGTACACATTCATGTGCGCGATCCGGAAACGGGCGCGCCTTCCATGGCGGTGGGGCATTATCGCGAGACGGTGGAGCGCATCCGGGATGTGACTTCTGACCTGATCCTGAATCTGACCACAGGCCCCGGCCAGCGCTTCCTGCCCAGCGTAGAGGACCCGTCGGTTGCGGCGGAAGGCACCAATTTGCTGCCACCGGCAGAGCGCGTTCCGCATGTTCTGGCGCTGCAGCCAGAGGTGTGTACGCTTGACCTCAACACCATGGCGTCGGGCAATCAGGTGATTATCAATATCCCGCGAACGGTGGAGGAGATGGCGCGGCTGGTGCGCGATGTTGGCGTCAAGCCCGAGCTCGAACTGTTCAGTTCCGGCGACCTTGTGATGGCGCGCGATCTTATGCAACAGCTCGATTTTTCCGACCCGCTGATGGTCTCCTTTGTTATGGGCATCAAATATGGTTGGCCGCCCACTGTCGAGGCGTTGCAGCTTGCGCTCAGCCTGCTGCCAGAGGGGGCGATATGGACGGCATTCGGGGTCGGGCGCCACTCCTTCCCAATGGTGGCGCAGTCGGTGTTGCTTGGCGGCCATATTCGGGTCGGACTTGAGGATAATCTCTATCTCAGCAAAGGTGAACTGGCTGAGGGCAATGGACCCTTGTGCGAAAAAGCTGTGCGCATCGTGCGTGATCTTGGCGGTGAGATCGCCTCGCCCCAAGAAGCGCGGGCGCTTCTTGGATTAGGGTCATAA